In a single window of the Thermovenabulum gondwanense genome:
- a CDS encoding bifunctional folylpolyglutamate synthase/dihydrofolate synthase yields the protein MWTVEDVLLKIHGMQRFGIKPGLFRIKKLLEILGNPQEDIKVIHIAGTNGKGSTSSMIDSILRAHGYRVGLYTSPYLEVFNERIRLNGENIADEDLVQHAVEVFKALDVMEQQGIEPPTEFEVVTALAFSYYKDKDVDFLVLEVGMGGRLDATNVVVPLVSVITPISFDHKEYLGNTLEEIAREKCGIIKKKVPVVTSLQVDEAMKVIEETCKETDSKLYKVGEQIKYKLLNDDLSGQTFELCSIKNYYENLKITLLGRHQLSNASTAVGAVEVLSDYGIPVIKEKVAAGLYNAKWAGRFEILKEKPYVIIDGAHNEAGCEVLKKSVLNYFSGKRKIFVLGILKDKDYINMLRILVPIADMIITTKPESPRALTSKELKEAVEGLSSENIPVINEDNIEKAIEIALNCAKEDDVVIFAGSLYMIGKVRGLLKK from the coding sequence ATGTGGACCGTTGAGGATGTACTTTTGAAAATTCACGGTATGCAAAGGTTTGGTATTAAGCCGGGACTTTTCAGAATAAAAAAGCTTTTGGAGATTCTGGGTAATCCCCAGGAGGATATAAAGGTAATTCATATTGCTGGCACCAATGGGAAAGGGTCCACATCTTCCATGATCGATTCTATTTTGAGAGCTCACGGGTACAGGGTGGGGCTTTATACCTCACCCTACCTGGAAGTCTTTAATGAGAGAATAAGATTAAACGGAGAAAACATTGCCGATGAAGACCTGGTGCAGCATGCAGTAGAAGTTTTTAAAGCCCTGGACGTGATGGAACAACAGGGTATTGAGCCGCCTACGGAATTTGAAGTAGTTACAGCTTTAGCTTTTTCTTACTACAAAGATAAAGATGTTGACTTTCTCGTGCTCGAAGTGGGAATGGGAGGAAGACTGGATGCTACCAATGTGGTAGTTCCCCTCGTGAGCGTGATAACCCCGATCAGCTTTGACCATAAGGAATACTTAGGAAATACCTTAGAAGAAATCGCCAGGGAAAAGTGCGGTATTATAAAGAAAAAAGTTCCTGTAGTAACTTCCCTGCAGGTAGATGAAGCCATGAAAGTTATTGAAGAAACATGTAAAGAGACGGATTCAAAACTGTACAAAGTAGGGGAACAAATAAAGTATAAACTTTTAAATGATGATCTATCAGGACAAACCTTTGAACTATGCTCGATAAAAAATTATTACGAAAACCTAAAAATTACCCTTTTGGGCCGGCATCAACTTTCAAATGCTTCAACAGCAGTAGGTGCGGTGGAAGTTCTCAGCGATTATGGTATTCCCGTTATTAAAGAAAAGGTGGCAGCGGGTTTATATAATGCCAAATGGGCGGGAAGATTTGAGATATTGAAAGAAAAACCTTATGTGATTATAGATGGAGCTCATAATGAAGCAGGTTGCGAGGTGCTAAAAAAGTCGGTATTAAACTATTTTAGCGGCAAAAGAAAAATTTTCGTTCTGGGAATTTTGAAGGATAAAGATTATATTAATATGCTTAGAATACTTGTACCCATTGCAGATATGATAATTACCACAAAACCCGAAAGCCCAAGAGCTTTAACTTCAAAAGAGCTGAAAGAAGCAGTTGAAGGACTTTCTTCAGAAAATATTCCTGTTATCAACGAAGATAATATAGAAAAAGCAATAGAAATAGCATTAAACTGTGCAAAAGAAGACGATGTCGTAATTTTTGCCGGTTCATTGTATATGATTGGAAAAGTAAGAGGATTGCTGAAAAAGTAA
- a CDS encoding FAD:protein FMN transferase — translation MIFLTSCGKKEEASPVTKTNFLLDTLIQITAYGDNAESAINSAFDRIAEIHNKMNVNDEESEISSINKLAGRGFAKVSQDTFYVIQKGLYYSSLSHGKFDITIGPLVKLWGIGTERARVPDKNVIESVLPLINYQDVIIDQEKKEVMLKREKMALDLGAIAKGYAADEVMRILKENGIKSAVADLGGNIYVLGTKPNGKSWRIGIQNPFKQRGITFATIEVKDKTIVTSGTYERFFVENGKKYHHILDTKNGYPVENGLVSVTIIGDTSIDCDALSTTTFALGLKEGMKLIENIKGYEAIFVTQDKKVYVTSGVNNYNFTITDEEFKLENL, via the coding sequence ATGATTTTTTTAACATCATGCGGAAAAAAGGAAGAAGCGTCACCGGTTACCAAGACAAACTTTTTGCTGGATACTCTTATTCAGATAACTGCTTACGGGGATAATGCTGAAAGCGCAATTAATAGCGCTTTCGATAGAATTGCCGAAATTCACAATAAAATGAATGTCAATGACGAAGAAAGCGAAATTAGCAGTATAAATAAATTAGCGGGGAGGGGTTTTGCAAAAGTAAGCCAGGATACTTTTTATGTAATTCAAAAGGGGCTTTATTACTCTTCTTTATCGCACGGGAAATTTGATATAACCATCGGACCTTTAGTTAAATTATGGGGAATTGGAACGGAAAGAGCCAGGGTACCAGATAAAAACGTGATTGAAAGCGTTCTACCGTTGATTAATTATCAGGATGTGATAATAGACCAGGAGAAAAAAGAAGTGATGTTAAAAAGGGAGAAAATGGCGTTAGATTTGGGTGCAATCGCAAAAGGTTATGCAGCTGACGAAGTAATGCGGATCTTAAAGGAGAATGGGATTAAAAGTGCAGTTGCGGACTTGGGCGGAAATATATACGTTCTGGGAACAAAGCCCAATGGGAAATCGTGGAGAATAGGTATACAAAACCCTTTTAAACAAAGAGGTATTACTTTTGCGACCATAGAGGTAAAGGATAAAACGATAGTAACCTCCGGAACTTATGAAAGGTTTTTTGTTGAGAATGGGAAAAAGTATCATCATATTCTGGATACAAAAAATGGGTACCCGGTGGAAAACGGTCTGGTAAGCGTGACCATAATTGGCGATACTTCCATCGATTGTGATGCCCTTTCCACTACCACTTTTGCCTTAGGTTTAAAGGAAGGCATGAAGCTAATTGAAAATATAAAAGGTTATGAAGCAATTTTTGTTACTCAGGATAAAAAGGTTTACGTAACTTCAGGAGTAAATAATTATAATTTTACCATTACCGATGAA